AAGTGGTTTTTTGGCTGGATTCCGACATCACGGACTCATCTTGATTTTGGGATTGACGCTATCCGCATCTAACGTCGGACTCTTCAACTGGAGCGTCCTGCTGGCCACTCAGGCAGCACATTTTCTCGCTGCTAATCTATCAAACGTTTTCTTATCCATGTTTGCCAAGAGTGCAGGTAATAGAGAACAGCAGACGGATCACTTCGTGAGAACGACGGGGCTCCTATGCAGCGTGCTGGTCCCGATAGCAGTTTGTCAGGCATTGCTGGCTCCTGAGTTCATCACTTTATTATTCAGTGCCCGGTGGCAACCCGGTATTGGCGTGGTCGTTGTCGTATCAATCGGCATTGCGTTATATCCACTCGTTGTAACCTCGCAGGCGCTTCTGTTGGCACAGGAACGCTACGTGGCTCAGGTGCTCCTCAACGGCGTTGCCGTGCTGTTAGCCGTCCTTGCTGCAAGCACCGCATTTCTCAATGCGAGCTTGTTCGAAATCGCGGTCGCAGTTGTTACCGCAAACGCTGGGTGTTCTATCCTGCAAGCAGTGGTTGCCTTGAAATTTGAGCGGGTTGCCGTTGGGAAACTGCTGGGAATGCCTTTACAAACCTGCATTGCTTCAGTTCCTGGCGGCTTGCTGACCTACGCACTTCTACGCAGCGACTTCTTCAGTCATCCCGTCATGCGTATCGTCGTTGTTCTGATTGTCTTTCCCTGCAGCTATTACGCGATGATGCGGTTTGTGGCGCGATCGACACTGAATGAAATGAAACGCTGCCTTAGTGTGCTTTGGGGGCATAACACCAGAAACGCACCGTCCTGTTCTGCAAAGTCTTTGCCAACTTCAGCCACTGCACAGTGACTGGTTCAGGAAAGGAAACCGCCGTAATTTCAACCAGCACTGCCGATTCACGTTTTCTCACCAAAC
This DNA window, taken from Fuerstiella marisgermanici, encodes the following:
- a CDS encoding oligosaccharide flippase family protein, with translation MNSTSAKALRGTKWSLAGAVCTKVVSSVSQLMLAWWLTPEDLGIAAYAVAFTSVFGFLHVGGLHVILVTRRRQFLRTASQAFYVAVSINLALAVGLTSASAWAAAFYDQPLLRPLICICALSLPIGQFALVESAWLVRTMQFRTLNEATVLQSLVRLGGQAALALMGLGAYSILIPEIPAALTRVLYVRSRSRRIPLLPPLPRQWLSLWKDAVFLNLSGFLAGFRHHGLILILGLTLSASNVGLFNWSVLLATQAAHFLAANLSNVFLSMFAKSAGNREQQTDHFVRTTGLLCSVLVPIAVCQALLAPEFITLLFSARWQPGIGVVVVVSIGIALYPLVVTSQALLLAQERYVAQVLLNGVAVLLAVLAASTAFLNASLFEIAVAVVTANAGCSILQAVVALKFERVAVGKLLGMPLQTCIASVPGGLLTYALLRSDFFSHPVMRIVVVLIVFPCSYYAMMRFVARSTLNEMKRCLSVLWGHNTRNAPSCSAKSLPTSATAQ